One genomic window of Bradyrhizobium sp. CCGE-LA001 includes the following:
- a CDS encoding protein-glutamate methylesterase/protein-glutamine glutaminase produces MSVAFAGNSTTGSSREAGPLRVMIVDDSVVIRGLISRWIGAEHDMEVAASLRTGLEAVNQIERINPDVAVLDIEMPELDGLSALPQLLAKKRDLVIIMASTLTRRNAEISFKALSLGAADYIPKPESTREASAADIFHHDLIQKIRHLGARLRRRAAVASPPLAPASPAPVARGPVARPIAPAPAPALHAPSSGVLVTRPFSTQAPKVLLIGSSTGGPQALMTLVTELGPVIDRVPVLITQHMPPTFTTILAEHLARASRKPAAEAVDGEPVKPGRIYLAPGGKHMRVVRSGADTAIALDDGPAVNFCKPAVDPLFTSAIDIWHGGILSVILTGMGSDGMRGGKDIVAAGGSVIAQDEASSVVWGMPGAAANAGICAAILPLNQIGAKVNRLFAGDRS; encoded by the coding sequence ATGAGTGTTGCGTTCGCAGGTAATTCGACTACGGGCTCGTCGCGCGAAGCCGGGCCGCTGCGGGTGATGATCGTCGATGACTCCGTCGTCATCCGAGGTCTGATCTCGCGCTGGATCGGTGCCGAGCACGACATGGAAGTCGCGGCCTCCCTGCGCACCGGGCTCGAGGCGGTCAACCAGATCGAACGGATCAACCCCGACGTCGCCGTGCTCGATATCGAAATGCCCGAGCTCGACGGCCTGTCGGCGCTGCCGCAGCTTCTTGCGAAGAAGCGCGACCTCGTCATCATCATGGCTTCAACGCTGACCCGCCGCAACGCGGAGATCAGCTTCAAGGCGCTGTCGCTCGGCGCGGCCGATTACATTCCAAAGCCGGAATCGACGCGTGAGGCATCGGCCGCGGACATCTTCCATCACGATCTGATCCAGAAGATCCGTCACCTCGGTGCGCGGCTGCGCAGAAGGGCCGCGGTTGCGAGCCCGCCGCTGGCGCCCGCGAGCCCGGCCCCCGTCGCGCGCGGCCCTGTTGCGCGGCCGATCGCGCCCGCTCCGGCTCCGGCGCTGCACGCGCCGTCCTCGGGAGTTCTGGTGACGCGTCCATTCTCGACGCAAGCACCGAAGGTGCTGCTGATCGGCTCCTCGACCGGCGGACCCCAGGCGCTGATGACGCTCGTCACCGAGCTCGGCCCCGTGATCGACCGCGTCCCCGTGCTGATCACCCAGCACATGCCGCCGACCTTCACCACCATTCTCGCCGAGCATCTGGCGCGAGCGAGCCGCAAGCCGGCGGCCGAGGCGGTCGACGGCGAACCGGTGAAGCCGGGACGGATCTATCTTGCGCCCGGCGGCAAGCACATGCGTGTCGTGCGGAGCGGCGCGGATACCGCGATCGCGCTCGACGACGGCCCCGCCGTCAATTTCTGCAAGCCCGCGGTCGATCCGCTCTTCACCTCCGCCATCGACATCTGGCACGGCGGCATCCTCTCCGTGATCTTGACGGGCATGGGCTCGGACGGCATGCGCGGCGGCAAGGACATTGTCGCTGCCGGCGGCAGTGTCATCGCGCAGGACGAAGCCTCCAGCGTGGTCTGGGGCATGCCGGGCGCGGCGGCCAATGCCGGCATCTGCGCGGCGATCCTGCCGCTCAACCAGATCGGCGCCAAGGTGAACCGCCTGTTCGCGGGAGACCGCTCGTGA
- a CDS encoding CheR family methyltransferase has product MTPSDYDYLRKFLKERSGLDLSADKQYLVESRLLPLARKASVPGIADLVLKIRNGDGRLATDVVEAMTTNETFFYRDRIPFDHLRDTILPGLIRARAARKSLRIWSAASSTGQEPYSIAMCVKEMGAALAGWRIEIVATDLSQEVLEKSKAGIYSQFEVQRGLPIQHLMKYFTQIGEVWQLNADIRAMVQFRQLNLLQDFSHLGTFDVIFCRNVLIYFDQSTKAVIFERMAKGMEADGTLLLGAAESVVGITDAFRPVTDRRGLYQLNPARSGRPMGGLMPQPIKVAAAR; this is encoded by the coding sequence GTGACTCCTTCGGATTACGACTATCTGCGCAAGTTCCTGAAAGAGCGCTCCGGACTCGATCTGTCCGCCGACAAGCAATATCTGGTCGAAAGCCGGCTGCTGCCGCTCGCGCGCAAGGCGAGCGTGCCAGGCATCGCCGATCTCGTGCTGAAGATCAGGAACGGCGACGGCCGGCTTGCGACCGACGTGGTCGAAGCCATGACCACCAACGAGACCTTCTTCTACCGCGACAGGATCCCGTTCGACCACTTACGCGACACGATCCTGCCGGGCCTGATCCGGGCGCGCGCCGCGCGCAAGTCGCTGCGCATCTGGTCGGCGGCGTCGTCGACCGGGCAGGAGCCCTATTCGATCGCGATGTGCGTCAAGGAGATGGGCGCGGCGCTCGCCGGCTGGCGCATCGAGATCGTCGCCACCGATCTGTCGCAGGAGGTGCTGGAGAAATCCAAGGCCGGCATCTACAGTCAGTTCGAGGTGCAGCGCGGCCTGCCGATCCAGCACCTGATGAAATACTTCACGCAGATCGGTGAAGTCTGGCAGCTCAATGCCGACATCCGCGCGATGGTGCAGTTTCGCCAGCTCAATCTGTTGCAGGACTTCTCCCATCTCGGCACCTTCGACGTGATCTTCTGTCGCAACGTGCTGATCTATTTCGACCAGAGCACCAAGGCGGTGATCTTCGAGCGCATGGCCAAGGGGATGGAGGCCGACGGCACGCTGCTGCTCGGGGCCGCCGAATCCGTCGTCGGCATCACCGATGCGTTCCGCCCCGTCACTGACCGCCGCGGCCTCTACCAGCTCAACCCCGCGCGCTCGGGCCGACCGATGGGCGGGTTGATGCCGCAACCGATCAAGGTCGCCGCGGCGAGGTGA
- a CDS encoding glutathionylspermidine synthase family protein codes for MQRITCLERDDWRETAAQCGFVFHTIDGDRYWDERAYYGFTLDEIERGIETPTGEIDAMCLELAGRAIGDERYLRRLKIPEAFWSLIAESWKRDDRSLYGRLDLTFDGKGPAKLLEYNADTPTSLFEAAVFQWTWLEQAIERRMIPSRADQFNSIHERLIAAWKEIAGGRHIHLTGVTGNEEDAGTLAYLEDTARQAGLSTRLLDIEHVGWRDESGGFVDLDDRDITLAFKLYPWEWMFHDAFGAKLKDSSTRWIEPPWKAVLSNKGILPLLWEMFSNHPNLLPAFFEDDPRAAELGTSYVRKPLLSREGANVTLVSGGSPLDEQEGPYGAEGFIRQALAPLPNFSGFFPVIGSWLVDHAPCGLSIREDESPITGNRSRFLPHAIL; via the coding sequence ATGCAGCGCATCACTTGTCTGGAGCGCGACGACTGGCGAGAAACCGCAGCGCAATGCGGCTTCGTCTTCCACACCATCGACGGCGACCGCTACTGGGACGAGCGCGCCTATTACGGCTTCACGCTCGACGAGATCGAGCGCGGCATCGAGACGCCGACCGGCGAGATCGACGCGATGTGCCTGGAGCTTGCCGGCCGCGCGATCGGTGACGAACGATATCTGCGCCGCCTGAAGATTCCCGAAGCGTTCTGGAGCCTGATCGCGGAGAGCTGGAAGCGGGACGACCGCAGCCTCTACGGCCGGCTCGACCTGACCTTCGACGGCAAAGGTCCGGCAAAGCTGCTCGAATACAATGCGGATACGCCGACTTCGCTGTTCGAAGCCGCGGTCTTCCAATGGACCTGGCTCGAACAGGCGATCGAACGCCGCATGATCCCCTCGCGCGCGGATCAGTTCAACTCCATCCATGAGCGTCTGATCGCAGCGTGGAAGGAGATCGCTGGCGGCCGGCACATCCATCTCACCGGCGTCACCGGCAACGAGGAAGATGCCGGCACGCTCGCTTATCTCGAAGACACCGCACGCCAGGCGGGGCTCTCGACCAGGCTGCTCGACATCGAACACGTCGGCTGGCGCGATGAAAGCGGCGGGTTCGTCGACCTCGACGATCGCGACATCACGCTGGCCTTCAAGCTCTATCCCTGGGAGTGGATGTTCCACGACGCCTTCGGCGCCAAGCTCAAGGACTCATCGACGCGTTGGATCGAGCCGCCGTGGAAGGCGGTACTGTCCAACAAGGGCATCCTGCCGCTGCTATGGGAGATGTTTTCGAACCATCCCAATCTGCTGCCCGCCTTCTTCGAGGACGATCCGCGCGCCGCCGAGCTCGGCACGTCCTATGTGCGCAAGCCGCTGCTGTCGCGCGAAGGCGCCAATGTCACGCTGGTCTCGGGCGGCTCGCCTCTCGACGAGCAGGAAGGCCCCTACGGTGCCGAAGGTTTCATACGGCAGGCCTTAGCGCCGCTGCCGAATTTTTCCGGCTTCTTTCCGGTGATCGGAAGCTGGCTGGTGGACCACGCGCCCTGCGGCCTGTCGATCCGCGAGGACGAGAGCCCGATCACGGGCAACCGCTCACGGTTTCTGCCGCACGCGATTTTGTGA